The Chlorocebus sabaeus isolate Y175 chromosome 20, mChlSab1.0.hap1, whole genome shotgun sequence genomic sequence TTATGCAAGAGGAGGGGCCCGGTGGGTCCCCTACTCCGGGATGTGCCAGGCACCCCAACCCTCCTCTccgcctctctctccctcctgtgcATGCAGGGAAGGGCCAGGCTGCTGCCACCCTGGAGCAGCCAGCATCCTCACCTCATGCCCAAGGCACCCACCTGCGGCTTCGCCGTTGCTCCTGCAGCTCCTGGCTCGACAAGGAGTGCGTCTACTTCTGCCACTTGGACATCATCTGGGTGAACACTCCTGAGTGAGCATCCGTGGggatggggggcagggggagctcTGGGGCAGGGTGTCAGGGTGGGAACTACTGGCATGCTAGGGAAGCTTGACACAGTCCAGCTCTCCCTGGGCCTCCAGGTGGGGGCGTTGGCTAACATCAATAGTTAATTGTTTCAATTCCTGAGTGGGGACCACCTGAGCCAGAAAGAGGGCTGTCTCCTGAGAATTCTTAAGACAGCCTGGTAAGCAAGTGTTGGCCCCATTTTCCAGATTCAagtactgaggctcagagagcttaaGCGCCTTCCCCAAGATCACACAGGTAATCATAAGGGTAGGCGCCATCCTCGGTCAGGGAATGCCAGAGCTCACAGTGTCTGCCACGCTGCCTCTGCATGCTCTTCCAAGAATAATACGATTAGTGACAGCACCCGTGCCTTGACTATGCCAGGCTCTTTGCCAAGCACTGCACGTGCATTATCATCTCAGGAGCCCCCCATCCTCCCCATAAGGCAGGATATTCCCTCAAACGACAGATGAGAACCTGCCCTGTGCTACTGGCTACACCCGGGTGGGAGCCCAGTGCTGTCTGTTCCGCCTGCACCCTCGCTGCCTCCAGGCCACTGCATACCTTCAGTTGaagtttctgtgtgtgtttgtgatttttttcccttccccaaATTGCAAAAGGCAAGAGAAGCCCTGCACGTAAGCGTGTGTGAAGCTAATCCGCATCCAAACACTTGCTTAGGGCGGGAACCCTGCCAGTCCCTGCGTGCTGAGTCTACCTGGAGTCACTAGGACTCCAGCCACACCGTCTAAAATTAGCTCTGTCACTGGAAAGTGCTGGTCCAGCCAGCCGCAGCCCCTGCCCTTCCCCTGGCCCACTTGATCAGACTCTGAATCTGAAATCAATCCCATCTgaacacgcacacacgcacacaccccacTTTCAAGTCAAGCCTCTAAGGCGCATTTGTTACCCCTCCAGGCGAGTGGGGACCAGGTGGGGGCATCGTAGCTACGAGCCTGTGTTTACTTCTGGGAGATGGAGTGGCTGCCCTTCCTCCAGAGCTCGCTGAGAGCCTTCTTTGAGAACAGGGGGACCAGCCAGACTGAGAGGGGAGAGAGACTAGGAGGTTCCCAATTCCCAACTTCGGGTAGAATCACAGATTTCCTTCCCCCAATGCTGGGAGTTCTGATTGAGCCAAGccaggcccagagaagggaagggtCCTGCCAAGGGCTACCAGGACCCTTGTGGAGGAGCCTGTGACTTCAGTGGTATGACTTCTTGAGGTCAGGGGCTGGTCACCTTTCACTGGCACCTGCTGGCATAGGTGGCTGTCCCAGTGGGCAGTGTGGACAGTCCCTGCTTGCCAGTGGTTGTGGTTTATttaatcctctctctctctcctctctctctctctctctctctctctctctctctctctctctctctccccctccaccCCACACCACTACCTTGCTGGCTGCCCGCCCACAGACAGACAGCTCCTTACGGCCTGGGAAACCCGCCAAGACGCCGGCGCCGCTCCCTGCCAAGGCGCTGTCAGTGCTCCAGCGCCAGGGACCCCTCCTGTGCCACCTTCTGCCTTCGAAGGCCCTGGTAGGTGGGCACCCAGCCTGCAGGGGCGTAGGGTAGCTGCAAGCCCAGGCATGCCCTGGGAAGCAGGTGTCTGGGAGACTAGCAGAGGAGCGAAGTGGCAAGTTGGGGGTGAGCAGCGACCCAGGGGCCCACAGGCTGCTTGGGTCCATGGCACTATCCCTTCCTGCAGGAACCAGTCACCCCTGGGAGCCTCCCGATGCCCAGCTCTGGGGGCTTCTGGGAACACTCATGTCCTCACTCCTGGGCAGGACAGAGTCTGCCAGTGACGGCTGAGGCAactcaggcccagagaggggacagAGCTTGTCAGACAGAGGCTGCACAGCTTGTCAGAAGGAGGGCCGGGCCTTGGGCCTGGGTCTGACTGAACAAGTCCTATTGGGCTTTGGATTCCGACCTGAGGTTCAGGGGACTTTGCAACTTGCTCAGGGAAGAAATGGCATCTGGAGTTGGGAGGCCATGTCGCCATCCCAGGGTAGCCCCAGAGTTGCTGGGGAGCCTTTGCCATGTCTCCTATCTTACCTGAGccttagttttcccatctgtaaagtggtgtGAGGCTTTGTTCCTTCCCTCATCCACATGGAGAATTTGGGAAAACCAAACTGGCTTCAAAGTCCCAAgcttctggccaggcgtggtggctcagacctgtaatcccagcactttgggaggccgaggcaggtggatcacctgagctgaggagttcgagaccagcatggacaacatggtgaaaccccatctctactaaaaatataaaaaaactgctgggcatggtggtgggtgcctgtaatcccaactacttgggaggctgaggcaggagaatcggctgaacctgggaggcggaggctgcagtgagccgagatcgcaccattgtactccagcctgggcaacaagagtgaaattcagtctcaaaaaaaaaaaaaagtcccaagcTCCAGTTCCCATGATGGTTTACAAGAAACTCCTCCTCTGGGGCTCCAGCTGAGGCTCcaccttgcctcagtttcccctgcgGCTGCAGGTGGCCAGATTCTGGGAAGGCAAAAAAAGCTGCCTCTTTTTGGGGCTAAGAGCACATTCGTGGTAGCTCAGTTTTCCTTGGTCCACACCCCACCTGGGAAAGGAAAGATGCCAGGTGCACAGGGATGGAAATGGATCTGCTCCTGCAGGCcggtggggatggggatggggatggggtgggggctgggctgggcctgcAGCCAGGTAGCTTCAGGGCTCTGGGCAGTCCCTCACTTGGGCCCTAATGCTATTCATGCAGGACTGAAGCCCGGGCAGTACCAAGCCGGAAGTCCCCTGCAGACGTGTTCCAGACTGGCAAGACAGGGGCCACTAGAGGAGAGCTTCTCCAAAGGCTGAGGTGAGGGTGTGGGACACATGCACAGATTGATCACCTCCTGTATGCCTTGCACATGTCCTATATTTTCTATGTGAGGCAGGCCTGGGTCCTCATTGGGGAGCAAagagaactgaggctcagagagggaaagccacttgcccaaagtcacacagcagtcAGCGGCATCTGGCTGACcccagagtctgtgctcttaCCCACTGTGCTCTTCGTTACCACTAGGTCTGCAAGTGGACTTTGAAGAGGGTTTGAAGGCTCACGACTGGGAAGGACCACAGTTGTTGGTTCAGGCTGTGCAGAATGGAGCATCTCACACATACTGGGGTCCAGAAGGGCCACCTGCCCAGCCTGCTCCCTCTCTGCTGCCCAGATTGCATGTCCTCCCTGGTGCCTCAATGTGACTCAGACCTGGCCCCTAGGAGGTGCCCATGAATGCTTGTTCAACCAAACCAACTCAAGAACAGACACTTGCACCTGCCGGGCAGCAGAGTGGCTGTAGGGGCAGCCTCTGGGGCAGGGACTCCTTGATCTGAACACCAGCCCAGCCTGGAAcaagctttgtgaccttgggtttgcCCCTCCACTTCACCGTGCCTCTAGTTCCTATAATTTGAACAGGGGAAACAGGGAAATTGCGCCATCCATCCCCGCCTGGGGTTGCTGTGAGGTCAGATGAGTGGACGCACATGAAGTGTGTAGCCGAGGATCTGTGCCCGTGGGAGCTGTGGAGGGGTCTGCCATTACCACTTCTGCCACTGAGGGCTCCTCACAGCTGGCCAGGTCCCAGGACCCAGCTCAGCCCCTCAGGGATTCTCACCTTTTGGGGGCGGcagaaaaataggagaaaaggcaggaTGGTGGGATGGACAGGACCCAACATAAACTtaagaactttctgagaatgaaaaaaatgagtaCAAGACTTTTCAAACGCACACACTTCATAGTGTACAGAGTGGCTTGGCCAACCTTATACTCACTTTCGGCAGTTCAggcctatttttgttttacaagcTAAGAAAGGGGATCAGAGAGGCTGAGATCGTTGCCCAAGTTTCCTTCGCTGGGAACTGAAGCCAGCCTCCTGGCTCCCAGATGAGAGTTCTTTGAGCCAGGATGTGGCCACCCACCCAGGTTCAAAGGGCAGCGGGGTGCCCTATTTTCTGGGCTGGACTGCCTTGAACTGGACCTCGAAGAATGAGTAGAATTTTAGCAGGTGGCATCTGGGTGAGGGGAATACACACAGCCTGGGGGGAAGAGTAGGAGCAAAGGTGCGGAAAGGTGTGGAAATAAGTGGGAAGGCAGATGACGGGAGACCCACAGGGATGTGCTTGGCTGTCCACTCATTCTGGCAGCATTTGATGTTGAACATTAGCTCTGTTAAAGTCCTCATGTGCAGAGGAGCTTCAACGCCTGGGCTGGCCTGTGCTGGTTGTGCAGACCTTGCTTTCAGTCTGTGGCCGCTCTCTGACCCCAGGGCAGCTGTGACCCCAGGATCTGGACAAGGGTTGTAGCCCCATTGCCCCTATTCTCGTGGGGAGCTCTTGGACGGTCCATATCTCCTGAGATGCTAAGTTGACCCTTCTTGATTCCCAGGGACATTTCCACAGTCAAGAGCCTCCTTGCCAAGCGACAGCAGGAGGCGATGCGGGAGCCGCGGCCCACACACTCCAGGTGGAGGAAGAGATAGTGCCGTGAGCTGGAGGAACATTGGGAAGGAAGCCCGTGGGGAGACAGGAGGAGAGAAGTGGCCAAGGCTTGTAGACTCTCTGCCTGCTTCCTGGACCAGGGCCTTACTCCCAGACAGCGGGACCCATTTACCAGGATTGGCACAAGCTCTGGCCTCCTCGCCCTGGTGAGGGAGCCTCCTCCAAGGCAGCTCCGTGTCCTCACACTGCCCGGGGAAGCCCTCGGCTTCTAGACTACAGAGCAGCCTCCAGCGCTGGCTGCGGGCCCACAGCTCTGCTGGAAGGAACTGCATGGGGAGTACATTCATCTGGAGGCTGCATCCTGAGGAGTGTCCTGTCTGCTAGGCTACAAAGCAGGAGCAACAGTGCAGCTGGGAACACGCGTGCCTGGAGGCTGGACGGCTCCCGTGGGGCTGGTGTCCTGGCTGACTGTGTCATCTCCAGCTTTCCCTCCCCAGAGTCCTTGCACCCTCATTCCCTCGGGACCCTCCCAGTGAGAAGGGCCTGCTCTGCTTCTCCCATCTGTATATAACTTATTTGCTCTAAGAACTTCGAGAAtcccaattatttattttaatgtattttttagacCCTCTATTTACCTGCGAACTTGTGTTTATAATAAATGAGGAAACGTACTCTGGTTTTTTGTCTTGGCCAAGGCAGGGGGTTGGAGGCTCCTCTCAAGAAGGGGCCGCTTGGAAGTTGAAGGACACAAGAAGGAAAGGGCTGGGGCAGGTGACTGGGTTCCACTCCCGCACTTGCTGGATGTCTCTGGCTGCTAGCCTGCGCTCTCTGGGCTTTTTTCTGTTATGTGCCTCAACAGCTACCTGCAGCTGTGACATCAGGATTCCAGGACCTATGTTCCCATCAGGCCAGTAACCAATGGCCAGCCCTTTCCCAGGAGCGTGTGTGGAAGAAGCCAAGACACGAGGGTGGAGGGACTCATCACACCAGCGGCTCTGTCCCAGGCGAGGCTGACAGTAAGGCCTGGAGCAAAACTGTCCAGCAAGGAAGAAGACCAGGTGAATCCCAAGGCTGTGGGTGCCCCGTTGGTCAGTGAGGGGTGCTATGATGGAACCACAGCCTGGTACCGGCCTGGCCCCTCACCTTGGGCTTTGGACATCATAAATACTTGCTGATTGAATTCATGAGTCACCACTGCAGTGTGATGTTGAACAGACCTCTTTCagtttctgaacctcagtttttttCATCTAGAAAATGGGAAGCAATAGTCCCCGCCTCGCAGAGTTGCTGTGGACACTAAACAGAGAAGTGATGGTACCAGGCTTAGCCCAAGGCCtgacaagaggcagaggctgcttgTGGGGCTGGCAATGGTGATGATGGAATGAGTGGGACAGGGAAGACTATGGACAAAGGTGCTACTGTTGTGGCCTCAAaagatatgcaaaataaatagaaCGACTCAAAAGAGGCCAGGGGTGGcaactcacaactgtaatcccagcactttaagaggctgaggcgggaggatcacttgaccccagcagttcaagaccagcctgggcaatatagggagaccctggaCTTCCCCTTGTGGGTTGCAGGGACCCACAAAAGCTCTGTGCGCAGCGGGGGACCTCGGCAGGGCTGGGCTTTGGAAATATGCCACAGAGGGCCGGTCAGGGCTGAGTGAATGAGGAGACCAGCGGCAGAGAAGCAAAGTCATCATAAGTCCTTAGGGATCCTCTGTGCATCCCGGTGGTGACGCTGGTGTCACGGGGTCAGCCGAGGCACTTGTTGCTTACTCCAGCCCAGGGCCGGAGCGCACCTCTCACGTTCCATCTGAGCCTGATGCCAGGGGAGCATCGCTCCCTGGGAGTGCATCACAGGCTCCCATTCAACATGATCCTGTCCCTCAAAAATCCAAACGCAACAGCCCATGGTCAGGTCAGGCAGCTGGATAAGGCAGCCCTAGGGCCGCAGCTGTGACAGAGGCCTGGCAGCAGCAAGAGGAGAACCTAGCGGAGGGTGTGTTGGAGAGAAGCATTCACCACCCTTGGCACAGGCCCCGGGGACCCTGGCCAGGGTTCAGAGATCAGTGACCCAGATGACTGAGCAACCGAGATGATTAAAGGAGTAGAGGAGGCCCAGAAGGCAGGGACAGGTAAGGGTGACACTACAGTCCTTTAGACCCATACACCTGGGAAACAGGGGCCTCCAGCTGGGGCCCTACACTTCGGGGGCCCCGTTCTGGCCCTCATCCagccatacctctctatgggacAAGAAGTTTGCAGGGCCACGGGGTCACATATACCCGAAGTCTGTCCCTGCTTCTAACCCACCCTCCAGGTAGCTGGCATTTCAGCCACGGTGGGGAAGGTGGGCTAGAGTTtggaaggaagcagagaaaaagtTACGAGGAGCAGCCACCAGGTCAAACCGAACCCCGGGAAGAAGGCATCTAAGCGTCAGGAAGCTTGGGTTTTCTGGCCCAAAAtctcccctcctcctgccttttCCATAAATATAGAACAGGCTCTTTTCAAGGTTTTTTGAGTCAAATTTGTGTTCCTTTTGACTGGAACACTAGGCAGAGACTGGCCAGAAGGGGGCACAGGATGACCCAGATTTATTCGGGTTATGTGGACAGGAGGAAGCTGAGTCAGAGAGAAGTTAGGTCCTGTTTCCGGGGCTGTGAGGCTACGGACGGGGCCTTTGCTGCCTCTCCACAGCCCTCGCTCAGGAAAGAGCCCTGTGGaatattctctctctgtttctctctctctctctctgtctctcattgaAAATAGAGTCCGGGCAGCTAGGTCTTCAGCTCAGAAAAGTCATTTGCCTAATCACGGTGACAAACTATTGGAATGTGGCCATCCGTTAATTCAACAGTTATGAATAATCACCTCTGGGGGGCCTCTCGTGAGCAAGACAGACACAGCTCCTGCCTCACAGGCCAAGAGGAGAGTCATTCAAGAAAACAGTGGTTAAACATGAAGATAAGAATCATAGCAAACATTCACAGAGCACTTACTAAGTGCTTTCCACGTATTAACTCCTTAGTTCCTTTCAGCAACCTTATGCAGCAAATTCTGTCATTACTATTCCCATTTGATAGGAAAGGttactgaggcacagagcagttagtaacttgctcagagtcacacagctaggatGTGGCTTAGCTGGGTTTTAAACCCCAGGCTCTTAACTTCCAACCTATCTTACCTCTCTGATAGGGTATGTCCACACTGAAATGGAGCCCCTGAGGAGGCGGAGCCCAGGGtggcttcctggagaaggggaCCTAGCCCAACTCTGGGGAAATCAGTCAAGGAGGAGGGTGGAGAAGagcgttccaggcagaggaaacagcatagGTGAAGGTTCCTGTCTTCATAGGAAGGGAGGTATTCCCAGCTGTTTTGGGGAGTTAAAGGCGAGGTCCTGGGAATGGCTGGAAGGGGCAGGCAGGTAGGGGCAGTGCATGCCTGAGCACCAGACCAAGCCCCGAGCACCCGGCATGGAGGTGCTCTAGGAAGCAGAGACCGCCACCGCTGTCACCCCCACCACAGCCTCAGAAAATGCCTTCCAGGAGAATACTACCATGCCCAGAATGCCCTCCATCAGGGCTTCAGGCCTCTGGAAACCTCTCTGGCTGCCTGCTCAGGTCTCACAGCCTAGCAGGGGAGACAGACAAGAGCAAAGTGAAGGGCCAGAGGTGGAGTATGTCGTGAGCTGGCCTTCCAGCTGGTGGGATGGGGGCTGAAGGACGGGCAGGGCTTGTGCAGTCTGGGATGAGGGAAAGGGCTTGGTGGGAATGGTGTAAGGCAGATCTGGCCAGGGCATGAGAGTCCAGGGAGGGACAGCCGGCCTGATCAGCAGGGGCCAGGCTGGGAATAGCATCCCATGCCAGGAATTTGAACTTGAGTGATAGGTAGCCAGCGAAGGTTGCTGAACGAGGGAGAGCCAGGACGGGAGCTGGCCTTGGGCGGCTGGTTTATTGTTGGCTTCTTCCCGGCCAATGCTTCCAGCTCACAAGGGCCCTCCCAGCCCCTCTCAGGGGAGAGCAGAGTGTGGGCCTCGCCTTGGCCTGCCAGGGATCCAAGCCAAAAGCCCTCGGCAGCTAAGAAGGGGGCCGTGTGCGGGCCCGCCAGGAGCCCTGGAAGAGGAATGCAGCCTAATTAATTCTCTGCAGCTCACAGGGCCTCGCCTTGTGGGAGCAGCTGCCAGGACAGGCTTGCCAGGATGCCACTGGCCCAATCTGTCGATCACTTGGTGCTGAAGGCAGCGAGGGGGACTGCAGGCTGGGAACTGGGGGACGGGGACTTGGGGGGCCAGCCCCTGCCTCCAGGCACACACGTGTCATCCAGTCCCTTCACAGCTAATAAAACAGTCATAGTAACTGTAATAGCCAACAGGCCTTGAGGCTGTCAGCGCACCAGACTCTGCTGGTACACTGAGTACTAGTGAGAACATTGCATTCACTTTTCTTACAAGAAGTAAGATAAGTGTTGCtctcatctccattttgcagatgaggaaactgaggttcagagaagcgAATTTCCCTGCCCAGGGTCATGCAGTCAGAAAGCAAAAGCAGCGAAGCTGGGATGTGGACCCAGGCAGTCTGGGCCCCCAGACTGTATTAATCATAACCACCATGCTAGACCGGTTCagcaagggaaactgaggccctggggAGGTGGGGTGTCTATCTCAAGGGCAGTTGGCTTAAAAAGGGCCTGGGGACACTGGCTGGAGGGGGAAAGGCCATGCCCTGGCTTCTGCTTGAATTGCCTCCTCCTGAAGTTTCCTTCCCTGGCCTGCAGGTCACCCTGAGGGATGTCTGGCTCACTACCTCCAAGTGAGGCAGGCTGTGGGAAGTGATCCTGTCTCTGGAGTCTCTACCTATTTGGTCCCAGTTCCACTGCCTGGGGCCTATCACAGAAGCACAGTACCAACATTACCCAAGGAGTCTCAGGCTAATCTGCACATGCTAATCCTTACACAACGCTGTGACTCCCTCCACAGGCAGGACACTGAGGCCAGCATAGGCTCAGAGTGGTGCAGGAAGGTGCTGGACCAAGACCTTGCCACTTTCGGGCTCCAGAAAGGCCTGATGCCAAGACCCTGCCCTTCCCTGACAGCAGACTGGAAGGAGGGGCAGCACGTCCATGTCATGCTGcctctccaaacctcagtttcctcatctgccatATGGGGATGAGGAGCCCAAGGTTACAGGGTTGTCCTAGAGTTCATTAATAACAGCCAGCACTAAAGGCACTTAGTAGATGTCAAATACTGTCCTAAgtacttaatttaatttttttttaatttccaaaatcaaaattttattcatGGCTACATAATGCATCGTCATAAAGCTGCCTCATAATGTACCATATGTGGGCATTCATTACCCCGTAGGTGTATATTTCAGTTTGTCCAATTTCCCACTGAAGAAGATCAGAACGTCCCACCCCAAATATGCCACTTTTCCATAAGGATTGTTTTGAGCTAAAGGCAATTAAGAAACTGCATGTGTAGAAAGAGCTCTTTGCCCTCCCACATCTGCCTAAAAGCAGGACATAAATTTTCCTTTGTGAAgattcttctccttccctctcttatACCAGGAAGAGAACAACAGTTAGTTAGCACTGAAGATAAAAAGTCAGCAAGAAGGTGAGTCTGCACAAACCAGTCTTACTGAAGTCACCCTGATCTTCCATTAATTTCCCCACATATTTATCTTCCCACAATTTGCCACCCCTAGGAACCCAAAGtccttttcctttatcttgtCATTTCTCCACAAATGTATCATCCTTTGTTAAAATGGTAGGGGGCTTATATACTATTTTAACAAAGGGTCTTCACTTCTTTTCTATGAATACAATCAATGTTTTCATGCACATCACAATTAAAGTAGGAACATCAAATAAAATTtctatgccttttctcctgttcattagtcttttgtcagtttaatttgCAAGCCACAGTCACAGCCTATAAAAGGatattggaaataatttttttttcctcccctacacCACCAATAAAATAACACTATGTGGTACACTTGTacataaatttttctatttattccctATTTATTGTTtggctacattttaaaattgagatataatttatacacTATAACATTCACCCTTTTAAGGCACACAATTCAGTCGATTTGAATCCTCACTTAACATCGTTGATAGGTTCTTAGGAACTGTGACGTTAAACGAAACGTTTTTCTCATCAATGTAACGACAAAACTCCATTGAAGGGAACGTTATTTGAGGATCTATTCTACATTTCTTTTCCACTAAAGTCAccgtttccaagaacctatcaacaACATTAAGTGTGGATTTATTGTATTCACAAAGTTATACAAGGATCACCACTGTctcattccagaacattttcaccacCCCAAAAGGAAATCCCTTACCCCTTAGCAGTCACTCCTACTACCCCACTCCcaagccctaggcaaccactaatctacttctaCCTCTATAAATTTGCcgattctggacatttcatagaaatgaaatcataccTGATGTGGCCTTTTGTGCCTGTCTCTCACATACCATAACactttcaaggtttatccatgttgtagcatgtatcagtactccattcctttttatgactgaatatttcattttagcaCTAGATCatagtttttattcattcatccattaataGACATCTAGGTTCTTTCTACTTGAAACCTCAATGACCCTATAGGAGGTTCTATTAGTGTCCTATAGACAAAAGACTGAGATCTGGAGATCTGGAGTAACTCACTAAGGTCAGTTAGCTAGTGAGTAGCAGTGCATTAGTGAGTAGCAGTGGTGAGATTTGCCCCAGGAGTCTGGCTCTGGAGATTGTGGCCTTAACCACGGTACCATACTGCCTCCTCAGTCAAAGTAACACAGCGTATGGAGGTCAGCACAAAAGGAGGTACTCGGTGGGCACTTAGCAAAGTATGGCACTTCTCCACAGCATTTCtacaagtggcagagccagaggcTGCCAGGCAGGACCCTAAGCCAGGACAAGGATGTCAGGAAAAGTGATAAAGAATTGCTGTCTTAGCACATAGGTGATTCTCTTAGGAAGGAGACATCCGTTCACACCGAAGTGGGCCTGTTCCCTCCACTGAGCATCATTGACCTGCTTCCCAGACCTCATCCCTCCACCAATTCCTACCTAGGAAGCCGTG encodes the following:
- the EDN2 gene encoding endothelin-2, producing MSYLLSLTAGRCQQALPAPGQPARSTAAMVSMPTTWCSVALALLVALHEGKGQAAATLEQPASSPHAQGTHLRLRRCSCSSWLDKECVYFCHLDIIWVNTPEQTAPYGLGNPPRRRRRSLPRRCQCSSARDPSCATFCLRRPWTEARAVPSRKSPADVFQTGKTGATRGELLQRLRDISTVKSLLAKRQQEAMREPRPTHSRWRKR